The sequence TTCGCGGGCAAAAGAGAGTTGATTGCGCCGCTTGTCCCAGTCGATGCACACCAGGTCGCCGAGCTGCACCTGTTCGGTGGCCAGCAGGTTGGCCAGCGGGTAGACCACGTGCCGCTCGATGGCCCGTTTCAGATGCCGCGCCCCGTAGCGCTGGTCCGTCCCTTCCTGCAACAAAAACTCCCGCCCCGCCCCCGTCACCCGGAACAGAAACTGCCCCTTGGCCGTTTCCAGCACCCGCCGCTGCACCTGCCCCAGCTCAATCTCCAGCACTTCCTCCAGCTCCTTGCGCTGCAACGGGTGAAACACCACG is a genomic window of Terriglobia bacterium containing:
- a CDS encoding ATP-dependent Clp protease ATP-binding subunit; translated protein: VVFHPLQRKELEEVLEIELGQVQRRVLETAKGQFLFRVTGAGREFLLQEGTDQRYGARHLKRAIERHVVYPLANLLATEQVQLGDLVCIDWDKRRNQLSFAREGENLALPPRKIEPPTLMRVAQARSGKAVETPAAILPLEPAPRLAR